In a single window of the Terriglobus roseus genome:
- a CDS encoding UDP-glucose--hexose-1-phosphate uridylyltransferase, translating into MNDILLQSPHRRWNPLKAEWVLVSPHRTQRPWQGQTEDIATASVPHYDPACYLCPGNPRAGGEQTPQYDGTFVFTNDYAALKPEAPQIDQDINGLLRAETERGICRVLCFSPRHDLTLATMEVPAIRRVVDVWAQQEVELAAHPEIRYVQVFENRGAMMGASNPHPHGQIWATEHVPNEPATETRAQMAHFTQHGEPLLMAYLRTELQQRERIVAENEAWVALVPFWAVWPFETLLLPREHVTSISALSTSQREGLAEMLKQVTAGYNRVFEAPFPYSMGFHGAPCDDEPHPEWQLHAHFYPPLLRSATVRKFMVGFELLGSPQRDITPESAAATLRSAIG; encoded by the coding sequence GTGAACGACATCCTGCTGCAATCGCCCCACCGCCGATGGAACCCACTCAAGGCAGAGTGGGTCCTGGTATCGCCGCATCGCACACAGCGTCCGTGGCAGGGTCAGACCGAGGACATCGCAACGGCCTCGGTGCCGCACTATGACCCGGCCTGCTACCTGTGTCCCGGCAACCCACGCGCCGGCGGTGAGCAGACGCCCCAGTACGATGGCACCTTCGTCTTCACCAACGACTACGCGGCCCTGAAACCCGAAGCGCCGCAGATCGACCAGGACATCAACGGCCTGCTGCGCGCCGAGACAGAGCGTGGCATCTGCCGCGTCCTCTGCTTCAGCCCGCGGCATGACCTCACACTGGCGACGATGGAAGTGCCTGCGATTCGCCGTGTCGTCGACGTGTGGGCCCAGCAGGAAGTAGAACTGGCCGCACATCCCGAGATTCGCTACGTCCAGGTCTTCGAAAACCGTGGTGCCATGATGGGTGCCAGTAACCCGCATCCGCATGGGCAGATCTGGGCCACCGAACACGTGCCCAACGAGCCAGCCACCGAGACCCGCGCACAGATGGCGCACTTCACACAACACGGTGAGCCGCTGCTGATGGCCTACCTGCGCACCGAGCTGCAGCAACGCGAGCGCATCGTCGCAGAGAACGAGGCATGGGTCGCGCTCGTTCCCTTCTGGGCAGTGTGGCCGTTTGAAACGCTACTGCTGCCGCGCGAACACGTGACCTCCATCAGCGCGCTGAGCACATCGCAACGCGAGGGTCTCGCGGAGATGCTGAAGCAGGTGACCGCGGGCTACAACCGCGTCTTCGAAGCGCCCTTCCCCTATTCCATGGGCTTTCACGGTGCTCCATGCGATGACGAACCGCATCCCGAGTGGCAGTTGCACGCGCACTTCTATCCACCGCTGCTGCGCTCTGCGACGGTGCGAAAGTTCATGGTGGGCTTTGAGCTTCTTGGCTCACCGCAGCGTGACATCACGCCGGAATCCGCAGCGGCCACACTGCGATCCGCGATTGGCTAA
- a CDS encoding type I phosphomannose isomerase catalytic subunit produces MSTLPPFRLHPKFESRTWGRPDLSPWYPTAVPQGDAAAEPIGEAWLTGPASVANDGPYAGMTLGAIATEHTAELLGPASADAEFPLLVKLLFPDAKLSVQVHPNDEEAAAMGIGRGKTECWYVLEAEPGATVACGLRAGVAVTDLRTAIADGTAEDLLEHLPVAKGDMVFVDAGTVHAIGPGVTILEVQQTSDTTYRLYDYGRPRELHLEKGLAVSKADTRAGKIAPKPIEVGGRTGTRLIEEQYFTVDSFQLQAGDTIDLNDVLDEPHCLMALYGDAEVVSDEARVLMPAGSSVIVPAGTTGITVKAASAMELVRATP; encoded by the coding sequence ATGAGCACGCTGCCACCCTTCCGTCTGCACCCAAAGTTTGAGAGCCGCACCTGGGGCCGCCCCGATCTTTCGCCCTGGTACCCCACTGCAGTGCCCCAAGGCGACGCAGCAGCAGAGCCAATCGGCGAGGCCTGGCTGACCGGTCCCGCCAGCGTTGCGAATGACGGCCCTTATGCCGGCATGACACTGGGGGCTATCGCAACGGAACACACGGCGGAACTGTTGGGTCCCGCATCCGCAGACGCGGAATTCCCATTACTGGTGAAGCTGCTGTTCCCAGATGCGAAGCTCTCTGTGCAGGTGCATCCCAACGACGAGGAAGCAGCCGCAATGGGCATTGGCCGTGGCAAGACGGAGTGCTGGTACGTCCTGGAAGCCGAGCCTGGCGCCACCGTGGCCTGCGGTCTGAGAGCAGGTGTCGCTGTCACCGACCTGCGCACCGCGATTGCCGATGGCACAGCGGAAGACCTGCTGGAGCATCTGCCTGTCGCCAAGGGCGACATGGTCTTCGTCGACGCCGGTACCGTCCACGCCATTGGACCCGGTGTCACGATCCTCGAGGTTCAGCAGACCAGCGACACCACCTATCGCCTGTATGACTATGGCCGTCCACGTGAACTGCATCTGGAAAAGGGTCTCGCCGTCAGCAAGGCGGACACACGGGCAGGCAAGATCGCGCCCAAGCCGATTGAAGTGGGTGGCCGCACTGGAACACGCCTGATCGAAGAGCAGTACTTCACCGTCGACAGCTTCCAACTGCAGGCCGGTGACACCATCGACCTGAACGACGTACTTGACGAGCCACACTGCCTGATGGCGCTGTACGGCGATGCGGAAGTCGTCAGCGACGAAGCACGCGTCCTGATGCCCGCAGGATCCTCCGTGATCGTGCCTGCAGGAACCACAGGCATCACCGTAAAAGCCGCGAGCGCGATGGAACTGGTGCGGGCGACTCCTTAG
- the galK gene encoding galactokinase, which translates to MQYTAPGRVNLLGEHTDYTGGLVLPMAIPFATTASISAADAGYRFTSTAFENTRDTYAGDDTPKANDWSDYPVGVLRELLALGLEVPPFSLNLDGDVPLGAGLSSSASIEVATTVALLHHSKASLSAQEMALLCQRAENRYVGSPCGIMDQFVVTAAIEGHALLLNTRDLSFEHLPMNSGALAECSVVVANSMVKHSIANGDYGTRRNELEVGQAAICQAYPQVRDLGDASMEQLEACRSAIPAESYLRCKHVITENARVREAAESMKRGDAAALGDAMNRSHASQRDDFQDSVAEIDFLAATAVTLYGCYGSRLTGGGFGGCTVNLVLTTAAESFQRDLASAYRKRYQIDAEIYRCTPSDGAVARLERNA; encoded by the coding sequence ATGCAGTACACAGCCCCGGGTCGCGTGAACCTGCTGGGCGAGCACACGGACTACACCGGCGGCCTGGTACTGCCCATGGCCATTCCCTTTGCGACGACCGCATCCATCAGCGCGGCAGACGCGGGCTACCGGTTCACCTCAACCGCCTTCGAAAACACGCGCGATACGTATGCCGGTGATGACACACCCAAAGCCAATGACTGGAGCGACTACCCCGTGGGCGTTCTGCGTGAGTTGCTGGCGCTGGGCCTTGAGGTTCCACCGTTCTCGCTGAATCTGGATGGCGATGTACCGCTCGGAGCGGGGCTCAGTTCGTCCGCCTCCATCGAGGTAGCAACCACCGTTGCCCTGCTGCACCACAGCAAGGCAAGCCTCTCCGCGCAGGAGATGGCGCTGCTCTGCCAGCGTGCGGAGAACCGATATGTAGGATCGCCGTGCGGCATCATGGATCAGTTCGTTGTGACCGCCGCTATAGAGGGCCATGCGCTTCTGCTGAACACGCGCGACCTGTCGTTTGAGCACTTGCCCATGAACTCCGGAGCACTTGCGGAGTGCAGTGTCGTCGTCGCGAATTCCATGGTGAAACACTCGATCGCCAATGGCGACTACGGCACGCGCCGCAACGAGCTTGAGGTGGGGCAGGCCGCCATCTGTCAGGCCTACCCGCAGGTGCGCGACCTCGGTGACGCTTCCATGGAACAGCTCGAGGCCTGCCGCTCCGCAATCCCGGCGGAGTCCTACCTGCGCTGCAAGCACGTCATCACTGAAAATGCCCGGGTCCGCGAAGCAGCCGAATCTATGAAGCGCGGCGATGCCGCAGCACTGGGTGATGCCATGAATCGGTCGCACGCGAGCCAGCGCGACGACTTCCAGGACAGTGTGGCGGAAATAGATTTTCTGGCCGCAACCGCAGTCACTCTGTACGGTTGTTATGGCTCCCGTCTCACAGGCGGCGGCTTCGGCGGCTGCACCGTAAACCTGGTCTTAACGACGGCGGCTGAATCGTTTCAAAGAGATCTCGCGTCGGCGTATCGTAAGCGTTATCAGATAGATGCGGAAATTTACCGATGCACCCCGTCCGACGGTGCAGTGGCACGCCTGGAGCGCAACGCGTGA
- a CDS encoding DUF885 domain-containing protein, producing the protein MRLLPALLLCCTAVPALAQPAPVADRVAQQNALFEEYFQANLKRNPTSATSLGDFRYNALLAEVSLDAIAKEHADSDAFLARLKAIPTTGMDDTDLTSHQLLVRRLEQSDVSYSLKNYEMPVNQQSGVHTGLADLPLSVPFDSVQHYEDYIARLHAIPRVLKQTAEVMRQGLKDGLMPPKLITDKLAGQCDGIVAADPFLLPLKKFPASFSDADKAKLTEAMTSAVNTDVLPAYKQFATFLREEYAPKGRTALSIESLPDGKRRYAEAVKQMTTLEVTPAQVHAIGLSEVKRITEDMTVLAKKAGYKDLASWRAAINADPKWKPTSEEQIVDDFAKYIHQMEPKLPQLFNLLPKSPVTVEAIPDFAAAEATHYNAGSPDGKRPGRVVVAVANPTTRTLVLDEAVAYHEGVPGHHNQISVAQTLKGLPKFRLRGGYTAYTEGWALYAEELGKEVGFYQDPISDYGRLNSELFRAVRLVVDTGIHDLGWSREKVIAYMHENDVNDALAQTETDRYIAWPGQALAYKMGQLEIRKLRDRAKAKLGARYDIKAFHDEVLDGGAMPLDVLDARVSKWIDQQAAAK; encoded by the coding sequence ATGCGACTTCTTCCCGCTCTCCTTCTCTGCTGCACCGCAGTGCCGGCCCTTGCGCAGCCTGCACCCGTTGCAGACCGCGTTGCACAACAGAACGCGCTCTTTGAGGAGTACTTTCAGGCGAACCTGAAACGGAATCCGACCAGCGCAACTTCGCTTGGAGACTTCCGCTACAACGCGCTGCTGGCCGAGGTGTCGCTGGATGCCATCGCGAAAGAGCACGCAGACAGCGATGCATTTCTCGCACGCCTGAAGGCTATCCCCACCACCGGCATGGACGACACGGACCTCACGTCGCACCAGTTGCTCGTGCGTCGCCTGGAGCAGTCTGATGTCAGCTACAGCCTGAAGAACTACGAGATGCCGGTGAACCAGCAGAGCGGCGTTCACACCGGACTGGCTGACCTGCCACTCTCCGTGCCGTTCGATTCGGTGCAGCACTACGAGGATTACATCGCGCGTCTGCATGCGATTCCGCGTGTGTTGAAGCAGACCGCCGAGGTGATGCGCCAGGGCTTGAAGGATGGCCTGATGCCGCCGAAGCTCATCACGGACAAGCTTGCAGGACAGTGTGACGGCATCGTTGCCGCCGACCCGTTCCTCTTGCCGCTGAAGAAATTTCCGGCGAGCTTCAGCGATGCGGATAAGGCGAAGCTCACGGAGGCGATGACCTCTGCGGTCAACACGGATGTTCTCCCGGCGTACAAGCAGTTTGCGACATTCCTGCGGGAGGAGTACGCGCCCAAGGGCCGCACGGCGCTCTCCATCGAGAGCCTGCCGGATGGCAAGCGCCGCTACGCAGAAGCGGTGAAGCAGATGACCACGCTGGAGGTGACACCGGCGCAGGTGCACGCCATCGGCCTCAGCGAAGTGAAGCGCATTACGGAAGATATGACCGTGCTTGCGAAGAAGGCGGGCTACAAGGATCTGGCAAGCTGGCGCGCTGCCATCAATGCGGACCCTAAGTGGAAGCCGACGAGCGAGGAACAGATCGTCGATGACTTCGCAAAGTACATCCACCAGATGGAGCCAAAGCTGCCACAGCTCTTCAACCTGCTGCCGAAGTCTCCCGTTACGGTCGAGGCTATTCCCGACTTTGCCGCAGCCGAAGCTACGCACTACAACGCAGGCTCGCCCGATGGAAAGCGTCCTGGTCGAGTCGTCGTGGCAGTCGCCAATCCCACCACACGCACGCTGGTGCTGGATGAGGCGGTGGCGTATCACGAGGGCGTGCCCGGACACCACAACCAGATCAGCGTAGCGCAGACCTTGAAGGGTCTCCCGAAGTTCCGGCTGCGCGGCGGATACACCGCATACACCGAAGGCTGGGCGCTCTATGCGGAGGAGCTTGGCAAGGAAGTGGGCTTCTACCAGGATCCGATCTCTGACTATGGCCGCCTGAACTCCGAGCTGTTCCGTGCGGTGCGGCTTGTGGTCGATACGGGTATCCACGATCTTGGGTGGTCACGCGAAAAGGTGATCGCATACATGCACGAGAACGACGTGAACGATGCCCTGGCGCAGACGGAGACGGATCGTTACATCGCATGGCCAGGACAGGCGCTCGCGTACAAGATGGGACAGCTTGAAATTCGCAAGCTGCGCGATAGAGCCAAGGCAAAGCTCGGCGCCAGGTACGACATTAAGGCCTTCCACGATGAAGTGCTCGACGGCGGCGCGATGCCCCTCGATGTACTGGATGCGCGCGTCTCCAAGTGGATTGATCAGCAGGCTGCAGCGAAGTAG
- the dnaB gene encoding replicative DNA helicase, which produces MATFLQIVERDGLPASVHTERVILGSMLSDPVAVVDATAKLQADDFSLDSHRRIYGAMLELSELGHAIDFITVSEILIRRRELEAVGGRPYVMSLAEDLPRHLAIESYVQVVKDKSIMRKLMQVCELGMNRAADQTEISMDVLGDVENRLMEISEGAIKRGFSDVGQIVSESFGSIDQLYEQGREITGLETHYTEFDRMTSGLQKADLMIIAARPSMGKTAWAINIAQNCAVRDAKVVAVFSLEMSKESLLRRMLASEALVNSRKIQTGFLPKEDKQKLINALDRLMSSKMFIDDTPGITLTEMRAKVRRLKQQEGQLDLIMIDYLQLMTIASQGPGGKRPENRNQEVSQISRGLKALAKEMNVPVVALSQLSRGSEQRQGDKKPLLSDLRESGSIEQDADVVCFIHREEYYDRENEDIKGQAEIIIAKQRNGPTGTVKMAYLSDFTRFENLASGTPGGDY; this is translated from the coding sequence ATGGCAACATTTCTCCAGATCGTCGAGCGCGACGGACTTCCAGCCTCCGTTCACACGGAGCGCGTCATCCTTGGCTCCATGCTGTCCGACCCCGTGGCGGTTGTTGATGCTACGGCAAAGCTGCAGGCAGACGACTTCTCGCTGGACTCTCATCGCCGCATCTACGGTGCCATGCTGGAGTTGTCGGAGCTGGGCCATGCCATCGACTTCATCACCGTCTCCGAAATCCTGATCCGGCGAAGGGAGCTGGAGGCGGTAGGCGGCCGGCCGTATGTGATGTCGCTTGCCGAGGATCTGCCGCGGCACCTGGCCATTGAGAGCTACGTCCAGGTCGTGAAGGACAAGAGCATCATGCGGAAGCTGATGCAGGTATGCGAGCTGGGCATGAACCGCGCCGCCGACCAGACCGAGATCTCGATGGACGTGCTGGGCGACGTCGAGAACCGCCTGATGGAGATCAGTGAGGGAGCCATCAAGCGTGGCTTCTCTGACGTCGGGCAGATCGTCTCGGAGAGCTTCGGATCGATCGATCAACTCTACGAGCAGGGCCGCGAGATCACCGGCCTGGAGACGCACTACACCGAGTTCGACCGTATGACCAGCGGCCTGCAGAAGGCTGACCTGATGATCATTGCGGCACGCCCTTCTATGGGCAAGACGGCATGGGCTATCAACATTGCGCAGAACTGCGCGGTGCGTGATGCGAAGGTGGTCGCGGTCTTCTCGCTGGAAATGTCGAAGGAATCGCTGCTCCGACGCATGCTCGCCAGCGAAGCACTGGTGAACTCGCGCAAGATTCAGACAGGTTTCCTGCCCAAGGAAGACAAGCAGAAACTGATCAACGCGCTCGACCGCCTGATGAGCAGCAAGATGTTCATCGATGACACACCCGGCATCACGCTGACGGAGATGCGTGCGAAGGTGCGCCGCCTGAAGCAGCAGGAGGGGCAGCTCGATCTCATCATGATCGACTACCTGCAGCTCATGACGATTGCCTCGCAGGGCCCGGGCGGCAAGCGGCCTGAGAATCGAAACCAGGAAGTGTCGCAGATCTCACGCGGCCTGAAGGCGCTTGCGAAGGAAATGAATGTGCCCGTCGTCGCGCTGTCGCAGCTGTCGCGTGGCAGTGAACAGCGGCAGGGCGACAAGAAGCCGCTGCTGAGCGATCTTCGCGAGTCCGGATCGATCGAGCAGGATGCCGACGTCGTCTGCTTCATTCACCGCGAGGAGTATTACGACCGCGAGAACGAAGATATTAAGGGACAGGCAGAGATCATCATCGCGAAGCAGCGTAACGGTCCGACCGGCACCGTGAAGATGGCTTATCTTTCCGACTTCACACGCTTTGAGAATCTTGCAAGCGGCACGCCGGGCGGCGACTACTAA
- a CDS encoding DUF5076 domain-containing protein — MSQKDALPIPAAASRDPRSLEILRVWIAGGEQHVALAFGMWEEPSAWGVLLADLARHIAEAHAQQDDQVDAEDFLEQLRGGMEAELDGPIDEISGSVQ; from the coding sequence ATGTCCCAAAAAGATGCTTTGCCCATTCCCGCCGCCGCCTCGCGCGACCCTCGCTCGCTGGAGATTTTGCGCGTCTGGATCGCTGGCGGCGAGCAGCACGTAGCGCTGGCGTTCGGCATGTGGGAAGAGCCCTCCGCCTGGGGCGTGCTTCTGGCTGACCTGGCACGCCATATCGCCGAAGCACACGCTCAGCAGGATGACCAGGTGGATGCCGAGGACTTCCTGGAGCAGCTTCGCGGCGGCATGGAGGCCGAACTGGACGGCCCCATCGACGAGATCAGCGGCAGCGTGCAGTAG
- a CDS encoding amidase, producing the protein MRLTLLALVAVSLVPSLSAQAPIPVPANLPILPATQQAKMDADLLEIDTPHLQALYAKRKYTVEQVTRWYMGRIARYNGIYRAVQTVDTAGALATAKALDAGKPDATKPLWGVPVVIKANSAVKGLIDTDGWQGFALPGHQFVADKDATVVARLRAAGAVILGITNMPDFAASDTNRSTAFGRTGNAYDVRFSPGGSSGGTVTAVTSNFAMLGTGTDTANSIRMPAGTSSVVGVLPTRGLTSIAGIAPLDWLLDNTGPIARNVTDAAIALDVMSGGKSPADPPDFRTVGEGRTTGADSAQLGPYLPYLKKDALKGKRFGVPAFILAGNTGFGVSQPARPNNGMQPETRAMLMKAIDQLRAAGAEVVIDDTLLPDTFAQDIRKITTTAYRLDGTNGWLSTFGPAEYRSASAYEKAIGSLLPATITGVPNPNAPPTTPPRPPTPQVALKGDPNADTNYFTPQRTALTEYTAALDRLRLDGLVYPSAQMPPPDETMPQNGQLSSGPHSNTGWVNRIGVPAVVVPAGFYDSGLPFGLEISARPWRDGDLLGWAYAYEQATKLRRPPVLVEIGLLPNAR; encoded by the coding sequence ATGCGCCTGACCCTGCTTGCACTTGTTGCGGTGAGTCTTGTCCCGTCGCTTTCCGCGCAGGCACCCATCCCGGTTCCCGCGAATCTTCCCATCCTGCCCGCGACACAGCAGGCAAAGATGGACGCTGATCTGCTGGAGATCGACACCCCGCATCTGCAGGCGCTGTATGCAAAGCGCAAGTACACCGTGGAGCAGGTGACCCGCTGGTACATGGGCCGCATCGCTCGCTATAACGGCATCTACCGGGCGGTGCAGACGGTGGACACAGCGGGGGCGCTGGCAACGGCGAAGGCTCTTGACGCGGGCAAGCCCGATGCGACGAAGCCACTGTGGGGCGTACCCGTTGTGATCAAGGCCAACAGCGCGGTGAAGGGCCTGATCGACACGGACGGCTGGCAGGGCTTCGCCCTCCCCGGTCATCAGTTTGTCGCGGATAAGGACGCGACTGTGGTCGCCCGACTCCGCGCTGCGGGAGCCGTGATCCTCGGCATCACCAACATGCCGGACTTTGCCGCCAGCGATACGAATCGCTCCACTGCCTTCGGCCGCACCGGCAACGCATACGATGTGCGCTTCTCACCCGGTGGATCCAGCGGCGGAACCGTAACCGCGGTAACCAGTAACTTCGCCATGCTCGGCACGGGAACCGATACCGCCAACAGCATCCGCATGCCTGCCGGCACGAGCTCTGTCGTTGGCGTGCTGCCGACGCGCGGCCTCACCAGCATCGCCGGGATTGCGCCGTTGGACTGGCTGCTGGACAACACCGGCCCTATCGCACGCAACGTGACGGACGCAGCGATTGCACTCGATGTCATGAGCGGCGGAAAATCGCCCGCCGATCCCCCCGACTTCCGCACTGTTGGTGAAGGTCGCACCACCGGAGCAGACTCTGCACAGCTCGGCCCCTATCTTCCTTATCTGAAGAAGGACGCGCTCAAAGGCAAGCGCTTCGGTGTTCCGGCCTTCATCCTTGCCGGCAACACGGGCTTCGGTGTCAGCCAGCCCGCGCGGCCCAACAACGGCATGCAGCCGGAGACGCGCGCCATGCTGATGAAGGCCATCGACCAACTGCGTGCAGCAGGTGCTGAAGTCGTGATCGATGACACGCTGCTGCCCGACACCTTCGCGCAGGACATCCGCAAGATCACCACGACCGCCTACCGGCTCGACGGTACCAATGGCTGGCTTTCGACGTTTGGACCGGCAGAGTATCGCTCCGCCTCAGCCTACGAAAAGGCTATCGGATCACTACTGCCTGCGACCATAACGGGCGTACCGAATCCCAACGCACCACCCACTACACCACCGCGTCCGCCCACACCACAGGTTGCACTCAAGGGCGACCCGAATGCTGACACGAACTACTTCACGCCGCAACGCACCGCACTTACCGAATACACGGCAGCGCTTGATCGTCTGCGCCTGGACGGGCTGGTCTACCCTAGTGCGCAGATGCCGCCACCCGATGAAACCATGCCGCAGAACGGCCAACTCAGCAGCGGCCCGCACAGCAACACCGGTTGGGTGAACCGCATTGGCGTGCCTGCGGTGGTTGTGCCAGCCGGGTTTTACGACAGTGGTTTGCCCTTCGGCCTGGAGATCAGCGCACGCCCATGGCGCGACGGCGATCTGCTCGGCTGGGCCTACGCCTACGAGCAGGCCACAAAGCTGCGCCGGCCACCGGTGCTCGTCGAGATCGGCCTGCTTCCAAACGCGCGATAA
- a CDS encoding glycoside hydrolase family 27 protein, protein MRRLALSLIALVTLLPVARAQSKPMLAATPPMGWNSWNWFAGKVTQEDVKQAADLIVSSGMRDAGYVYVNIDDTWEGKRDASGVLHTNEKFPDMKGLADYVHSKGLKLGIYSGPGDQTCAHYEASLGHEQQDADLYASWGIDYLKYDLCGFRTKMNADAPNDKLKQNAMMRDAYMKMHDALVKTGRPIVYSLCQYGFDSVWQWGAEVGGNLWRTTDDVKENFPSIALIANSNVGLGKYAGPGHWNDPDMLEVGNGKLTLDENRTHMGMWAMLAAPLLAGNNLTKLTSEITGVLTNREVIAIDQDSLGRQAERVYQEGPVQIWSRPLADGGRALAIINFGEDTTFLRGIPLHLKEAGVTTGMKARDVWAAKDLGAIKDDYKVVLRRHEMLLLRFSK, encoded by the coding sequence ATGCGCCGACTCGCGCTCTCGTTGATCGCCCTCGTCACACTGTTGCCGGTTGCCCGCGCACAGTCCAAACCCATGCTGGCCGCAACACCACCGATGGGATGGAATAGTTGGAACTGGTTCGCCGGCAAGGTCACGCAGGAGGATGTAAAGCAGGCCGCTGACCTGATCGTCTCCAGCGGCATGCGCGATGCAGGCTACGTCTACGTCAACATTGACGACACGTGGGAGGGCAAGCGCGATGCCAGCGGCGTGCTGCACACGAACGAAAAGTTCCCGGACATGAAGGGGCTTGCCGACTACGTCCACAGCAAGGGCCTGAAGCTTGGCATCTACAGCGGACCGGGCGACCAGACATGCGCCCACTACGAGGCGAGCCTAGGCCATGAGCAGCAGGACGCCGATCTGTATGCGTCGTGGGGGATCGACTATCTGAAATACGACCTGTGCGGCTTCCGCACCAAGATGAACGCGGATGCGCCCAACGACAAGCTGAAGCAGAACGCGATGATGCGCGATGCCTACATGAAAATGCACGACGCGCTGGTGAAGACGGGCCGGCCTATCGTGTACAGCCTTTGCCAATACGGCTTTGATTCCGTATGGCAGTGGGGCGCAGAGGTGGGCGGCAACCTGTGGCGCACCACGGATGACGTGAAGGAGAACTTCCCCAGCATCGCGCTCATCGCCAACAGCAACGTCGGTCTGGGCAAGTACGCAGGTCCCGGTCACTGGAACGATCCGGACATGTTGGAGGTCGGCAACGGCAAGCTGACGCTGGATGAGAACCGCACGCACATGGGCATGTGGGCGATGCTCGCCGCGCCGTTGCTGGCAGGCAACAACCTGACCAAGCTGACATCGGAGATCACCGGCGTCCTGACCAATCGTGAGGTCATCGCCATTGACCAGGACTCGCTGGGACGTCAGGCAGAGCGCGTCTACCAGGAGGGACCAGTGCAGATCTGGTCGCGTCCTCTGGCCGATGGTGGACGCGCACTCGCGATCATCAACTTCGGCGAAGACACCACGTTCCTTCGCGGTATCCCATTGCACCTGAAAGAGGCGGGTGTAACTACCGGCATGAAGGCACGCGACGTCTGGGCGGCGAAGGACCTCGGCGCTATCAAGGACGACTACAAGGTCGTGCTACGGCGGCATGAGATGCTGCTGCTCCGCTTCTCAAAGTAA
- a CDS encoding VOC family protein — protein MAAPGNLIGFVPITDMERAIAFYRDTVGLEFVKDDGFALVFQSGDNMMRLVKMAAVTPAQFTILGWQTTSIEDDVKSLTAKGVVFSRFGFLQQDDLGIWSAPGGDKVAWFTDPDGNILSLSQHVG, from the coding sequence ATGGCAGCACCCGGCAATTTGATCGGCTTTGTTCCCATCACAGACATGGAGCGCGCTATCGCTTTCTATCGCGACACCGTGGGCCTGGAGTTCGTGAAGGACGACGGCTTCGCGCTCGTCTTTCAGAGCGGCGACAACATGATGCGCCTGGTGAAGATGGCTGCGGTGACGCCAGCGCAATTCACCATCCTGGGGTGGCAGACGACCTCCATCGAAGACGACGTAAAGTCGCTGACGGCTAAGGGCGTCGTCTTCAGCCGCTTCGGCTTCCTGCAACAGGACGATCTCGGCATCTGGTCCGCACCGGGCGGCGATAAGGTCGCGTGGTTCACCGACCCGGACGGCAACATCCTCTCCCTTTCGCAACACGTCGGTTGA